The following proteins are co-located in the Ignavibacteriales bacterium genome:
- a CDS encoding superoxide dismutase, with protein MSKFELPSLPYSYDALEPYIDKLTMEIHHTKHHNAYVTNLNKALEGMDLEGKTLEDLMASISKYPMAVRNNGGGHYNHSLFWTVMKGGGQTQPSGALAEAIKSSFTSFDEFKKTFANAGATRFGSGWAWLVIQNGKLAVGSTPNQDNPLMDISELKGTPILGLDVWEHAYYLKYQNKRPDYIENWWNVVNWDEVARRFSLAK; from the coding sequence ATGTCAAAATTTGAACTACCCTCACTTCCCTACTCGTACGATGCGTTGGAACCATATATAGATAAACTGACTATGGAAATTCATCATACAAAACATCACAATGCTTATGTTACTAATCTCAACAAAGCCCTTGAAGGCATGGATTTAGAAGGAAAAACGCTAGAAGATTTAATGGCTTCAATTTCAAAATATCCAATGGCGGTAAGAAATAACGGCGGCGGACATTATAACCACTCACTTTTTTGGACTGTAATGAAAGGTGGTGGACAAACACAACCTTCAGGCGCTCTTGCAGAAGCTATTAAAAGCTCTTTCACATCTTTCGATGAATTCAAAAAGACCTTTGCAAATGCTGGCGCAACAAGATTCGGATCAGGCTGGGCTTGGCTTGTGATACAAAATGGAAAATTGGCAGTTGGCTCAACCCCGAACCAGGACAATCCATTGATGGATATATCAGAATTAAAAGGTACGCCTATTCTTGGTTTGGATGTTTGGGAACATGCTTATTATTTAAAGTATCAGAATAAGCGTCCTGATTATATCGAAAATTGGTGGAACGTTGTTAATTGGGATGAAGTAGCACGAAGATTTTCTCTCGCAAAATAA
- a CDS encoding NADH-quinone oxidoreductase subunit I, with the protein MKEYFQNIYTALSTILIGMKVTFKHLFVPAVTIQYPDVRLKLPERERNRLYVNMDDCIGCDQCARACPVSCIEIETVKSLPTEDLGKTSNGKKKALWVTKFNIDIAKCCYCQLCVFPCPTECIYMTDVFEFSEYDRNNLIYNFSTLTHDESLQKKNNFAQFELVKAAEKEAAAKKAAEEKMLKEKLSTEIKPESENKAQN; encoded by the coding sequence ATGAAAGAATACTTCCAAAATATCTATACTGCTCTAAGCACTATTTTAATAGGAATGAAAGTTACATTCAAACATCTGTTTGTTCCTGCCGTAACCATTCAATATCCGGATGTTCGATTAAAATTACCGGAAAGGGAGCGTAACCGCCTTTATGTAAATATGGATGACTGTATTGGCTGTGATCAATGCGCTAGAGCTTGTCCTGTAAGTTGTATAGAAATTGAAACGGTAAAATCTTTACCCACAGAAGATTTGGGCAAAACATCAAATGGAAAGAAGAAAGCTCTCTGGGTTACAAAATTTAATATTGATATTGCTAAATGCTGCTACTGTCAGCTGTGTGTATTCCCCTGTCCTACCGAATGTATTTATATGACAGATGTCTTTGAGTTTTCTGAATATGACAGGAACAATTTGATTTATAATTTCTCAACATTAACGCATGATGAATCATTGCAGAAAAAAAATAATTTCGCACAATTTGAATTAGTAAAAGCAGCCGAAAAAGAAGCCGCAGCAAAAAAGGCAGCGGAAGAGAAAATGCTAAAAGAAAAATTATCAACAGAAATCAAACCTGAATCTGAAAATAAGGCACAAAATTAA
- a CDS encoding F0F1 ATP synthase subunit epsilon, giving the protein MSGLFLDIVTPSKTIFSGDINSIIVPGTNGSFQVLKNHAPIISTFEIGVLKIETVTGKKYYATGGGTIEVLNNRIQVLADSLEAIDEIDFTRAESALKRAKERLSNISSQEKIDVARAEAAMARALNRIKLVSKHSTEN; this is encoded by the coding sequence ATGTCTGGTTTATTTCTCGACATCGTTACTCCTTCAAAAACTATTTTCTCCGGCGATATTAATTCTATTATTGTTCCGGGTACAAACGGGAGTTTTCAAGTATTAAAAAACCATGCTCCGATTATCAGCACCTTTGAAATTGGTGTATTAAAAATCGAAACTGTTACAGGTAAAAAATACTATGCAACGGGGGGCGGCACTATTGAAGTCTTGAATAATAGAATTCAAGTTCTTGCCGATTCCTTGGAAGCAATTGATGAGATTGATTTTACTCGAGCCGAATCAGCGTTAAAGCGAGCTAAAGAAAGATTAAGTAATATTAGTAGTCAGGAAAAAATTGATGTTGCAAGGGCTGAAGCTGCAATGGCAAGAGCATTGAATCGAATCAAGTTAGTGTCAAAACATTCAACCGAGAATTAG
- a CDS encoding NADH-quinone oxidoreductase subunit M: MEHFPILSFITFLPILGMILILFIPKSLEKLIKPFTLLITGIQVVVAGFILYYYNYSLGGVNDPSSFQFIEKFRWIDISGFSWIGKIKIDYYLGIDGLSIPLVLLTAIVTFIATLSSWTINKSIKGYFALFLLLDTGMMGVFVALDFFLFYIFWELMLLPMYFLIGIWGGPRREYAAIKFFLYTLLGSIFILLVMIGLYFSTMETLADGSKVFSFNLLTMMNPDNFTADGILSPLNPSNLRFIAYIALFIGFAIKIPMFPFHTWLPDAHVEAPTAISVILAGVLLKMGTYGILRISYPIFPEVTQQLVGYIALFEMINSVYGALTAMAQKDFKKLIAYSSVSHMGFVLLGMASMNTFGISGAVLQMFNHGTITAMLFLIVGVIYDRAHTREIDAFGGLATQMPIYSGFVSVAFFAAIGLPGLSGFVSEAFVFIGAFGNSSIRIITIIATLGILLGAGYMLWTLQRVFLGQLKDKWTDLKDLTAREYFMLVPLALIVLFLGVYPSFMLDMMNSSVNAMVKFMNDAQSVYGSFSLFN, from the coding sequence ATGGAACACTTTCCAATACTATCGTTTATAACTTTTCTTCCAATACTTGGGATGATATTAATTCTTTTCATTCCTAAATCCCTGGAAAAGTTAATAAAACCTTTTACGCTTTTAATCACCGGGATTCAGGTTGTAGTGGCGGGATTCATTCTCTACTATTATAACTATTCATTGGGTGGGGTGAATGATCCGTCATCATTTCAATTTATAGAAAAATTCAGATGGATTGATATTTCCGGCTTTTCCTGGATCGGTAAAATTAAAATTGATTATTATCTCGGAATTGATGGTTTAAGCATTCCATTAGTGCTTTTAACCGCTATTGTTACTTTTATTGCTACACTATCTTCGTGGACAATAAATAAATCAATCAAAGGTTACTTTGCTCTATTCTTATTATTAGATACAGGAATGATGGGAGTATTTGTAGCTTTAGATTTTTTCCTGTTTTATATTTTTTGGGAATTGATGCTTCTTCCAATGTATTTCTTAATTGGAATTTGGGGCGGTCCAAGACGTGAATATGCAGCAATTAAATTCTTTCTTTACACTTTACTCGGAAGTATTTTTATACTGCTTGTGATGATTGGGCTTTATTTCAGTACTATGGAAACGCTCGCTGACGGCAGTAAAGTTTTCTCTTTCAATTTGCTGACAATGATGAATCCAGACAACTTTACCGCTGACGGTATTTTATCGCCTCTTAATCCTTCGAACCTGCGTTTTATCGCTTACATAGCCCTGTTCATTGGATTCGCAATTAAAATTCCTATGTTTCCTTTTCACACCTGGCTTCCGGATGCTCACGTAGAGGCTCCAACAGCAATCAGCGTTATACTTGCAGGCGTACTTTTGAAGATGGGAACTTATGGAATACTTAGAATCAGTTATCCAATTTTCCCTGAGGTCACGCAGCAGCTTGTTGGGTACATTGCACTTTTTGAAATGATAAATAGTGTTTATGGCGCACTTACTGCAATGGCGCAAAAGGATTTTAAAAAACTTATTGCTTACTCTTCCGTTTCTCACATGGGATTTGTACTTCTTGGAATGGCTTCTATGAATACCTTTGGAATTTCCGGTGCAGTGCTGCAGATGTTCAATCACGGAACAATTACAGCAATGCTCTTCCTTATCGTGGGAGTAATTTATGACCGCGCTCATACTCGTGAGATAGATGCTTTTGGCGGATTAGCGACTCAGATGCCGATTTATTCAGGATTTGTATCTGTTGCTTTTTTTGCAGCGATTGGATTACCCGGCTTAAGCGGTTTTGTTTCTGAAGCATTTGTTTTTATAGGTGCATTCGGTAATTCATCAATTAGAATTATAACTATTATTGCAACTCTGGGGATTTTGCTCGGTGCCGGATATATGTTGTGGACCCTTCAGAGAGTATTTTTAGGACAGCTAAAAGATAAATGGACTGACCTGAAAGATCTAACAGCACGCGAATATTTCATGTTGGTACCGCTTGCTTTGATAGTTTTATTTCTCGGAGTTTACCCTTCCTTTATGCTTGATATGATGAATTCATCAGTCAATGCAATGGTAAAGTTTATGAATGATGCTCAATCGGTTTATGGTTCATTTTCATTATTTAATTGA
- a CDS encoding NADH-quinone oxidoreductase subunit J, producing the protein MSVFDIIFYLFAAVTVVSAFFVVTTRNIVHSAFYLLFTFFGVAGLYVLLGSDFLAIVQLVIYVGGILILLIFGVMLTNKITNVEIKTGTMQILPAAVGVGLFAGIVAAALLKTNWITINNDVPSSSARFIGSMLIIDYVVIFELLGIVLLVALIGAASIARK; encoded by the coding sequence ATGAGTGTTTTTGATATTATATTTTATTTATTCGCCGCTGTTACTGTAGTTTCAGCTTTCTTTGTTGTAACCACCAGAAATATTGTTCACTCTGCATTTTATCTCTTGTTTACTTTTTTCGGAGTAGCAGGACTTTATGTTTTACTCGGTTCCGATTTTTTAGCCATTGTACAATTAGTCATTTATGTTGGCGGTATTTTAATATTGTTAATATTTGGAGTGATGTTAACAAATAAGATAACAAATGTTGAAATCAAAACCGGAACCATGCAAATTCTGCCAGCCGCAGTTGGTGTCGGTTTATTTGCTGGAATCGTTGCCGCAGCTTTACTTAAAACGAACTGGATAACAATTAATAATGATGTCCCTTCTTCATCAGCCCGCTTCATTGGATCAATGCTTATTATTGATTACGTAGTGATTTTCGAATTACTCGGCATTGTTCTATTAGTAGCGCTGATCGGCGCGGCATCCATTGCGAGAAAATAA
- the atpD gene encoding F0F1 ATP synthase subunit beta codes for MSELQGKIIQVIGPVIDIEFEAGKLPKIYNSVRIPRVSTEGVKDELIAEVQQHLGEDRVRTVAMDSTDGLVRGMDAFDNGRPISVPVGPETLGRLINVIGNPIDGLGAINTKKSYPIHRPSPAFKNLSTKSEMFETGIKVIDLIEPYSKGGKTGLFGGAGVGKTVIIQELINNIAQEHGGYSVFAGVGERTREGNDLWLEMKESGVINKTALVFGQMNEPPGARLRVALTGLTVAEYFRDEEGRDVLLFIDNIFRFTQAGSEVSALLGRMPSAVGYQPNLATEMGALQERITSTDKGSITSVQAIYVPADDLTDPAPAAAFAHLDATTVLSRQISELGIYPAVDPLDSTSRILEPGILGQEHYDVAKNCKEILQHYKDLQDIINILGMDELSDEDKIVVRRARRIQRFFSQPFHVAEQFTGYKGKYVKLADTIRGFKGIIDGEYDDLPESAFMYVGTIEEAVEKAKAMK; via the coding sequence ATGAGCGAATTACAAGGCAAAATTATACAGGTTATTGGACCTGTTATTGACATCGAATTTGAAGCAGGCAAGCTTCCTAAAATTTATAACTCCGTAAGAATTCCAAGAGTTTCAACCGAAGGTGTAAAGGATGAACTGATCGCCGAAGTTCAACAGCATCTCGGTGAAGATAGAGTTCGAACTGTAGCAATGGATTCTACCGACGGTTTGGTTAGAGGAATGGATGCTTTTGATAACGGCAGACCAATTTCTGTTCCTGTCGGACCGGAAACACTTGGCAGATTAATAAATGTTATCGGAAATCCGATTGATGGACTTGGCGCTATCAATACAAAAAAATCTTATCCTATTCACCGCCCATCACCTGCATTTAAAAACCTTTCAACAAAATCTGAAATGTTTGAAACGGGAATCAAAGTTATTGATCTTATAGAGCCTTACTCAAAAGGTGGAAAGACCGGATTGTTTGGCGGTGCGGGTGTAGGTAAGACAGTTATCATTCAGGAATTAATAAACAATATTGCACAAGAACATGGTGGATATTCAGTTTTTGCCGGGGTAGGGGAAAGAACCCGCGAAGGAAACGATCTCTGGCTTGAAATGAAAGAATCCGGTGTAATAAACAAAACTGCTTTGGTTTTTGGTCAAATGAATGAACCACCCGGAGCGAGACTTAGAGTGGCATTAACAGGTTTAACTGTTGCAGAATATTTCCGTGATGAAGAAGGTAGAGACGTATTATTATTCATTGATAATATTTTCCGTTTTACGCAAGCTGGTTCTGAAGTAAGCGCATTGCTTGGGCGTATGCCTTCTGCAGTTGGTTATCAGCCTAATCTTGCCACAGAAATGGGCGCATTACAGGAAAGAATTACTTCAACAGATAAAGGCTCAATCACTTCAGTTCAAGCTATTTACGTTCCGGCGGATGACTTAACTGATCCTGCCCCTGCTGCGGCTTTTGCACACCTTGATGCTACTACGGTACTTAGTCGTCAAATTTCAGAACTTGGTATTTACCCGGCAGTTGATCCTCTCGATTCTACATCAAGAATTCTTGAACCAGGCATTCTTGGTCAAGAACATTATGACGTTGCAAAAAACTGTAAAGAAATTCTACAGCACTATAAAGATCTTCAGGATATTATAAATATCCTTGGAATGGATGAGCTTTCTGATGAAGATAAAATTGTTGTTCGCCGGGCAAGAAGAATACAAAGATTTTTCAGCCAGCCATTCCATGTTGCTGAACAATTCACGGGATACAAAGGTAAGTACGTTAAGCTTGCCGACACAATTCGCGGATTCAAAGGGATTATTGATGGTGAGTACGATGACCTGCCTGAGAGTGCGTTTATGTATGTTGGAACTATAGAAGAAGCCGTCGAAAAAGCAAAGGCGATGAAATAA
- a CDS encoding PorV/PorQ family protein → MNKIITILFLFFITANSFGQLFPVLGEQRAGISTATFLKIGVGGRATSLGDAFVAVANDASALYWNPAGLVQFADNQIIFSHNQWVVDINHDFIGGVYHLDETNTFGIAFTSLSMQDMKVTTEFAPFGTGEYFGFSDLAIAVSYARKMTDQFSFGGTLRYIEETLDKLKMRGVMIDLGTFYWTGLGSTRFAVAVSNFGNQLAPDGEVILIGNRKESEWQAFSPPTIFRIGFAFEPYTDEENSITSSIQLNHPNDNSENLSLGFEYSWTKTFYARAGYKFNVDEQNYSFGAGIFFPLTIANFNLDYSYANFNRLGSAHRFSIILGL, encoded by the coding sequence ATGAATAAAATTATCACCATATTATTTTTATTTTTTATTACAGCGAATTCGTTCGGACAACTTTTCCCGGTTCTTGGAGAACAACGAGCAGGTATTTCGACTGCAACATTTCTCAAAATTGGTGTAGGAGGCAGAGCAACATCTCTTGGAGATGCATTTGTGGCAGTTGCAAATGATGCAAGCGCTCTCTACTGGAATCCAGCCGGTCTGGTGCAATTCGCTGATAATCAAATTATCTTTTCTCATAATCAATGGGTGGTGGATATAAATCATGATTTTATAGGCGGGGTTTATCACCTTGATGAAACAAATACTTTTGGAATTGCCTTCACTTCTTTATCTATGCAGGACATGAAAGTAACTACCGAGTTTGCGCCTTTTGGAACGGGGGAGTATTTTGGGTTTAGTGATCTTGCTATTGCAGTTTCTTATGCAAGAAAAATGACTGATCAATTTAGTTTTGGCGGAACTCTAAGATATATCGAAGAAACTCTCGACAAATTAAAAATGCGTGGTGTAATGATTGACCTCGGAACTTTTTATTGGACTGGACTTGGTTCAACAAGGTTTGCTGTTGCTGTATCAAATTTTGGAAATCAGTTAGCGCCTGATGGTGAAGTTATACTTATTGGGAACAGAAAAGAATCCGAATGGCAGGCATTCTCTCCACCTACAATTTTCAGAATCGGTTTTGCTTTCGAACCATATACCGATGAAGAAAATTCTATTACCTCCTCCATTCAATTGAACCATCCGAATGATAACAGTGAAAATCTTTCACTTGGATTTGAATATAGCTGGACAAAAACCTTTTACGCCAGAGCCGGCTACAAATTCAATGTGGATGAACAAAACTATTCTTTTGGCGCCGGTATTTTTTTCCCTTTAACCATAGCAAATTTTAATCTCGACTATTCTTATGCCAATTTTAATCGGCTTGGCTCGGCACATCGGTTTTCAATAATACTTGGTTTATGA
- a CDS encoding iron-sulfur cluster assembly accessory protein: protein MQDIQSETEIKVTEKAAKEIKRIMTGNQIAEGYGLRVGVKGGGCSGLTYSLGFDVEKREGDSIIEMNGVKLFIDGKSLFYLSGTELDFSDGLNGRGFIFNNPNAKKTCGCGESFGV from the coding sequence ATGCAGGACATACAATCAGAAACTGAAATTAAAGTAACTGAAAAAGCAGCTAAAGAAATAAAAAGAATTATGACAGGAAATCAGATTGCCGAAGGGTATGGTTTACGTGTCGGAGTTAAAGGTGGTGGCTGCAGTGGATTAACTTATTCTTTGGGATTCGATGTGGAGAAAAGAGAAGGTGATTCAATTATAGAAATGAATGGTGTTAAACTTTTCATTGATGGAAAAAGTCTTTTTTATCTTTCCGGAACTGAGCTTGATTTTAGTGATGGACTTAATGGGCGCGGATTCATTTTCAATAACCCAAATGCAAAAAAGACATGCGGCTGCGGCGAATCTTTTGGAGTCTAA
- a CDS encoding T9SS type A sorting domain-containing protein: MKKILTIIFLFFNSLIYSQSVPIAEIRENDANGVPIHLGEIFTVSGVVGSSNQFGSSGPGSIHDESAGISVFGNGFAGQVSIGDSVTVTSTLSHYNGLTEFDFNAAGSSFINHGQASLFDTTIVTISQVINQEWNGLEIYEGRLIRINNVTITGSGSFTGSMNYPISDGTGNMELRIDGDVTSIIGTQIPTIPVDLIGILGQFDQAAPYNSGYQILPRFILDIAYDGTPLILEPVFASNIDTSSFTVYFNTARNGNGKVKYGLTTELEQDSVVIDDDTTYHVVPIEGLTPGTLYYFRAYSSNYVGESSSNLYSVTTNSTDSTTGTINVYFNFSIDSSISLPGNVAKGNVVFKDKLIERINAAEYSIDMALYSFSDMPDVANAIILAKNRGVKIRVVYDDRTTQNSMQSLIDAGISVLKRNDPDGIMHNKFFVFDARDAISNNDWIWTGSWNVTLTESTWKNNVVEINDPAIAAAYKIEFEEMWGSSTDTPNEANAKFGRFKSDNTQHEFIIGGVPIYLYFSPSDGTTNKIINIINSADDDIFMALYVITRDDIASAIIARNLSGVDDIRGVIDQPTTDGSEFATLQPYAEMLESTGATLHHKYSIIDALIESSDPIVETGSHNWSSSAENDNDENVLIIHDFKIANLYLQEYKNRYNESGGITDFVYVTDVYDNQISEFGYHLYQNYPNPFNPITTIRFEIPYAQKIKLSVFDILGREVKILFDDVAPQGIITVDFDGKDLSSGVYFYKIQTNSFTDVKKLIFLK; the protein is encoded by the coding sequence ATGAAAAAAATACTAACCATCATCTTTCTATTTTTTAATTCTCTAATTTATTCACAAAGCGTTCCCATTGCGGAGATCAGAGAGAACGATGCTAACGGCGTTCCAATTCATCTTGGCGAAATATTTACCGTATCGGGAGTGGTGGGGTCAAGCAATCAGTTTGGTTCAAGCGGACCTGGTTCAATTCATGATGAATCGGCTGGAATATCTGTCTTTGGTAATGGCTTTGCTGGACAAGTATCCATCGGCGATTCGGTTACCGTTACGAGCACTCTTTCGCATTATAATGGATTGACTGAATTTGATTTTAATGCAGCCGGATCGAGTTTCATAAATCATGGTCAAGCTTCTCTGTTTGATACTACTATCGTTACTATTTCTCAAGTAATTAATCAGGAATGGAACGGACTTGAAATTTACGAAGGCAGATTAATCAGAATAAATAATGTTACAATCACCGGTTCAGGAAGTTTTACCGGCAGTATGAATTATCCAATATCCGATGGAACTGGAAATATGGAACTTCGCATTGATGGAGATGTAACCTCAATTATTGGCACTCAAATTCCGACTATTCCTGTTGATCTCATTGGCATTCTCGGACAGTTCGATCAGGCGGCTCCGTATAATTCCGGCTACCAAATTCTGCCAAGATTCATTTTAGATATTGCTTACGATGGAACTCCATTAATTCTTGAACCGGTGTTCGCTTCAAATATTGATACATCCTCCTTTACTGTATATTTTAACACAGCACGAAATGGAAACGGCAAAGTAAAATATGGCTTGACAACAGAACTTGAACAGGATTCAGTCGTGATAGATGATGATACAACTTATCACGTTGTTCCTATCGAAGGATTAACTCCGGGGACTCTTTATTATTTCCGTGCATATTCCAGTAACTATGTTGGTGAGAGCAGTAGTAATTTATACTCAGTAACAACAAATTCAACCGACTCCACAACAGGAACTATAAATGTATATTTTAATTTTAGTATTGATAGCTCCATATCGTTACCGGGAAATGTAGCTAAAGGCAATGTGGTTTTTAAAGATAAACTGATCGAGAGAATCAATGCTGCTGAATATTCGATTGATATGGCTCTTTATAGTTTTTCAGATATGCCTGATGTTGCTAATGCAATTATTCTTGCTAAAAATCGCGGTGTAAAAATCCGTGTTGTTTATGATGATCGTACAACACAAAATAGTATGCAAAGTTTAATTGATGCAGGAATCTCTGTTTTAAAAAGAAACGATCCCGATGGAATTATGCACAATAAATTTTTCGTCTTTGATGCCAGAGATGCAATATCAAATAACGATTGGATATGGACAGGTTCATGGAATGTCACACTAACCGAATCAACCTGGAAAAACAACGTAGTTGAAATAAATGATCCGGCGATTGCAGCAGCATATAAAATTGAATTTGAAGAAATGTGGGGAAGTTCAACCGATACTCCTAATGAAGCAAATGCTAAGTTCGGCAGATTTAAATCAGACAACACTCAACACGAATTTATAATTGGGGGAGTTCCAATTTATTTATACTTCAGTCCCTCTGACGGCACAACGAATAAAATAATTAATATCATCAACTCGGCAGATGATGATATTTTTATGGCTCTGTATGTGATTACTCGTGATGATATTGCCTCTGCAATTATCGCAAGAAATCTCAGCGGCGTTGACGACATTCGCGGAGTGATTGATCAACCCACAACAGATGGTTCTGAATTTGCAACTCTTCAGCCTTATGCCGAGATGCTTGAAAGCACGGGAGCTACACTTCATCACAAATATTCTATTATAGATGCTTTAATCGAAAGCAGCGATCCGATTGTTGAAACTGGTTCGCACAACTGGTCTTCTTCTGCAGAGAATGATAATGACGAAAATGTTTTGATCATTCATGATTTTAAGATTGCAAATCTCTATCTTCAGGAATATAAAAACAGATATAATGAATCCGGCGGCATCACAGATTTTGTTTATGTTACAGACGTTTACGATAATCAAATATCAGAGTTTGGTTATCATCTTTATCAGAATTATCCCAATCCATTTAATCCAATCACAACGATAAGGTTTGAAATTCCTTATGCACAAAAAATTAAACTATCCGTCTTTGATATACTTGGAAGGGAAGTCAAAATTCTTTTTGATGATGTAGCACCTCAAGGAATCATTACAGTGGATTTCGATGGAAAAGATTTATCAAGCGGAGTTTATTTCTATAAAATTCAAACAAATTCATTTACGGATGTAAAAAAACTTATTTTTTTAAAATGA
- the nuoK gene encoding NADH-quinone oxidoreductase subunit NuoK, with product MEVGLTHYLIVSLCLFSLGIFGILTRKNAIMVLMGIELILNSANINFVAFSRFGNFGFNGQVMALFVIVLAAAEAAIALAIVLNIYKTFSTVNVDEIDTLKD from the coding sequence ATGGAAGTTGGATTAACACACTATCTTATCGTTAGCTTATGCCTTTTCTCACTTGGCATTTTTGGAATTCTTACCAGAAAAAATGCAATAATGGTTTTGATGGGAATTGAACTGATATTGAATTCTGCAAATATTAATTTTGTTGCTTTTTCAAGATTCGGCAATTTCGGATTTAACGGACAGGTGATGGCATTATTCGTTATTGTACTTGCAGCCGCTGAAGCCGCTATTGCACTGGCGATTGTATTAAATATTTATAAAACTTTCTCAACTGTAAACGTTGATGAAATTGACACACTCAAAGATTAA
- a CDS encoding Rrf2 family transcriptional regulator, with protein sequence MLKFTKRTEYALMAMREIALVKNGSIISAKEIAERNKIPFELLSKILQNLNRSNIIFSTQGIKGGYTLLKDPEIISLLEIIKAVEPNYQIVECFDDNSNKYECSLLNCCQIRNPVAKLQKEIDKLLKATTLRHII encoded by the coding sequence ATGCTAAAATTTACGAAAAGAACCGAATACGCTTTGATGGCTATGCGAGAGATTGCATTAGTAAAGAATGGTTCGATAATTTCAGCAAAAGAAATTGCAGAAAGAAATAAAATTCCTTTTGAGCTTTTGTCAAAGATTTTACAAAATCTGAACCGCTCGAATATTATTTTTTCAACACAAGGAATAAAAGGTGGTTACACACTATTAAAAGATCCGGAAATAATTTCTCTGTTAGAGATTATTAAGGCTGTTGAACCTAACTATCAGATCGTTGAGTGTTTTGATGACAATAGTAACAAGTATGAATGCTCATTATTAAACTGCTGCCAGATTAGAAATCCTGTGGCGAAACTGCAAAAAGAAATTGATAAACTTTTAAAAGCAACAACACTAAGACATATTATCTAA